In Eucalyptus grandis isolate ANBG69807.140 chromosome 4, ASM1654582v1, whole genome shotgun sequence, the following proteins share a genomic window:
- the LOC104442447 gene encoding chaperonin 60 subunit alpha 2, chloroplastic isoform X2, with translation MVAGRMNDLAGDGTTTVIILARAMIKSGLLAVSFGANPISIRKGMDKTVKELVRILKEKSFPVRGSDHIKAVASISAGNDDFVARIIADAIERIGHDGVISIESSSSSETFVVVEEGMKIDKGYMSPHFITNQDRSLVEFENAKVLVTDQKISDVKEMIPLLEKATQLSVPLLIIAEDISTQVLETLVVNKMQGLLNVAVVQCPGFGEGKKGVLQDIALLTGADFLSGELGLTLDGVTSDQLGIARKVTISSNSTIIVADPSTKAEIQARISQIKKDLAETDSAYHSRKLAERVAKLTGGVAVIKVGAHTEVELEDRKLRIEDAKQATFAAMDEGIVPGGGAAYIHLSEYISVIKSKMEDQEEQIGSDVIATALLAPAKAIATNAGADGDTVVEKTRTCGWEIGYNAMTGKYEDLLSVGVIDPCKVSRCALQSAVSIAGTVLTTQAILVEKTKKPKPPIPLVPGITP, from the exons ATG GTAGCTGGCCGCATGAATGACTTGGCTGGTGATGGCACAACCACCGTGATTATCCTGGCTCGAGCGATGATTAAATCTGGGCTGTTGGCAGTTTCTTTTGGGGCTAATCCAATCTCTATAAGAAAAGGAATGGATAAGACTGTAAAGGAATTGGTCAGGATTTTGAAGGAAAAGAGCTTTCCTGTAAGAGGGAGTGATCATATCAAAG CTGTGGCATCAATATCTGCTGGAAACGATGACTTTGTTGCAAGGATAATTGCTGACGCTATAGAAAGGATTGGACATGATGGAGTAATCTCTATCgagtcatcctcatcttctgaAACCTTTGTTGTAGTTGAAGAAGGAATGAAG ATTGATAAGGGCTATATGTCGCCTCATTTCATTACAAACCAGGATAGATCTCTTGTGGAGTTTGAGAATGCCAAAGTCCTTGTAACTGATCAGAAGATTTCAGATGTCAAGGAAATGATTCCTTTGCTGGAGAAGGCAACTCAATTAAGTGTCCCCTTGCTAATCATTGCTGAGGATATCTCAACACAAGTATTGGAAACACTTGTTGTGAACAAAATGCAAGGCTTGCTTAATGTAGCTGTCGTGCAATGTCCAGGATttggagaaggaaagaaaggtgTCCTGCAGGACATTGCTTTATTGACAG GTGCTGATTTTCTCTCTGGAGAATTGGGTCTAACTCTTGATGGTGTGACGTCTGATCAGCTTGGCATTGCTAGAAAAGTAACCATCAGCAGTAACTCAACAATCATTGTTGCTGATCCTTCTACTAAAGCTGAAATCCAGGCAAGGATTTCACAGATTAAGAAGGATTTAGCTGAAACTGACAGCGCATACCATTCCCGAAAGCTTGCAGAAAGAGTTGCCAAACTCACTGGTGGAGTTGCTGTAATTAAG GTAGGAGCGCACACTGAGGTGGAACTTGAAGACCGTAAACTTAGAATAGAGGATGCAAAGCAGGCTACATTTGCTGCGATGGATGAGGGAATAGTACCTGGTGGTGGTGCAGCTTATATACATCTTTCTGAGTATATTTCTGTGATAAAGAGCAAGATGGAAGATCAAGAGGAGCAGATTGGTTCTGATGTCATAGCAACA GCACTCCTTGCTCCAGCAAAAGCCATTGCAACTAATGCAGGAGCAGATGGCGATACTGTAGTGGAGAAAACCCGAACATGTGGTTGGGAAATTGGTTACAATGCAATGACGGGCAAATATGAAGATCTTCTCAGTGTTGGAGTCATAGATCCATGCAAGGTTTCAAGGTGCGCACTACAAAGCGCAGTCTCCATTGCAGGGACAGTCTTGACAACCCAAGCGATATTGGTggagaaaacaaagaagcccAAGCCACCTATTCCACTTGTGCCTGGAATAACACCTTAA